The genomic region ATCATGGCCTTGTATCTATAACTGGTTCCTTCCTGGTATTGATCGGGATTTTATCGATCTTTTATTTAAAAATGAAAGAACTAACAAAGAAATACCCGGATCATCTTTATTCTGCAGGAATAGAATGTTGGTCAACTAAACTATATAAGCATAGATGTAATATTATTATTCCAATAATTGATTCTGAAACACTAAATATTGTTGATAGAGTTCTTAGAAGCTTAGGTTATGTTATGAAGAGAAAACTAAGTGAAACTATTATTGTTTATGAAAAGAAGACAGGATTACTAGAGAGGTTCCGCAAAAAACCTGTTGAATTACTTGTAACTATTGAGGAACCGTATCTCTCAATGTATTATGATGTTTGGCCTATAGTAGCCTCTGGGTCAAAAGATTTAGGTTGGATTATTAAGGAAGCAGAAACAATAAGAAACGCGTTATATAGTGAACAAATGGATAATAAAAATAAAATCAAAAAACAAGAATAATCTAGTATTGGCTGAGATGACGAGGAATCCCGGGTTATTAATGAGGAGGCCGTATAGGCCTACCAGTGATAGGGGCCCCGCATAGCTGATCATTTCTATTGCTACATCATGGAAAGTCTTTTTATCTTAGTTGTTATAGTAATATTTATTCGGTGAGAGCAATGGCTAAATTCAAAGTTACAATTGATCCCAGAGATAACTGTATATCAGATATGGTATGTGTATCGATATGTCCAGACGTCTTCGAGATGAATCCTGAGGATAACAAGAGCCAAATAGTTGAGAAATGGAGAGTTGAGGGCAACATTGCTGTAGGAATTGTGACAGAAGATCTTAAGAGCTGCGTCGAAGACGCTGCAAACGCGTGTCCAGTACAGATAATTCATGTAGAACCTGTAGCTGAGTAACGTGCTTAAAATAATCAATGAGCCTATAAAATAAATTTTTTACACATTCTCACTTATAGAGTAAAGTAGTAGTTTTCTAATCTTTTCCCGATCCAGTACCTTTTTATCCCATAGATCAATTATCATTTGCAGAATTGATGCTAGCTCATGATCTCTTACACGAATAATGTATTCATCTACTTGTTTAGCATATTCTAGAACATTTTTCGATAAATCACTTAGTTTATCTCTATCAAAACCAACATCGTCAATAACTATTATGTCATGGCTTTCAAGCATCTTCCTTATTTCCCCTGGAACAACATGTTTTGATACTAGAAACAATTTGTCAGGGTTATAAATGGACTTGTAAAGCTGGACAACTCTAACTTCATTTAAACGAACCCCTCTATGACTACTTATTTTCTCAGCTACTTCATGCCTAGTTACCCCCAATACATCTGCTAATCCATCCCATAATCCTTCAATCCACCTGTTTCTCCATTCCTCGGCACTTAGTGGTTTAGCTAGAGGTCCCCGAACATCTCTTACTCTCTTATACCAGTCTGGTAGCTCTTTAAACTCTATTATTAGATCCGGCCTCTTAACCGGAGGAGAATTTTCTGGATCAACTATGTCGTATATTCTTCCACCATATACCATAATGTCTGGTCTTAGAGCAGTATATAGTCCCCAGATCTTCTCTAGATCCCCTGTATCTCCCCAAGCGAGAGGTCTTGGGGCTTCTATAAAAAAGCTTATGCTTCCATGTCCTGGTATATCGAGGACTAGGTTTGGAGGGATCCATCTCAGCTTTTGCTTACCGCTTCTTTCCAGATTTAAAACATTGTGTTCAGGATATATGACAATTGTTCCTTCACGATAAATATTTATTAGAAGAGCTAGAAATCCCCAGTTTTGATATAATGTTCTAAGATTTGTTCTTAAACTGGTATTTACTGCCATCATGGATTTTTCAGCATACTCCTCGAGGCTCAGCTTACCTCTTTTATAATCATGAGTGTAAATAAATAGTTTCTTCTCTAAATGCCTAAGTGGTTCCTCGATAAAACTTCTAAATTCTCTACTATAAGTGATAGTGTAAAAACTATATAGTTTCTTAACCTGTTCAGAAATCTCTTTTAATCGATCAACCCATAAATATGCTTCCTTAACACTATTGCCCAGATAACAATTAACAAAACATTTTGCCTGTCTTGCCTTGTTATTACATCTTTTAACACATTCAATAGCCTTAGCGACTCCTCTAATCTTTTTTCTCACAGAAATTCACCCTGTATTAAACAATTATTTTTTACATGAAAAATAATTGTTTAAACGGTTTTATTAATTGAAAACTTGCATTATTGAGCTATTTTAAACAAAAATTCTTGTTTCCATGAATAATGGTGGAACAGATCATAATAAGAAGTTAACTTGTTTATATTGGAAAAACTAATATACAATGATTTTGGTGTGGATTATGCCTAAATTGCCTTACTGGATATATGATCTAGCGGAAGAAATACTTATGGAAAGTATTAAGTACACGACTGTTCTCGGCGAAGCTTACGAGGATCTAGTAAACTACTATGCCAGTGTACTTAAGTCCCATGGTATACATGTAACAATTCATCGAGTACCTGACGAATATGTTAAAGAAAAGCTCAGCCCTGAAATGAATCCTGATAAGCCAAGATATATATTACTATCGAGAATAGGTGACTCAGATAAAGTCCTACAATTTAATGGTCACTATGATGTAGTATTTCCCGGGGAAGGATGGAAAGTTACTGAGCCATTTAAACCCATTAAGAAAAATGGTAGAATCTATGGGCGTGGATCCACAGACATGAAGGGAGGCAT from Staphylothermus marinus F1 harbors:
- a CDS encoding ferredoxin; translated protein: MAKFKVTIDPRDNCISDMVCVSICPDVFEMNPEDNKSQIVEKWRVEGNIAVGIVTEDLKSCVEDAANACPVQIIHVEPVAE